The following are encoded together in the Paraburkholderia dioscoreae genome:
- the mobF gene encoding MobF family relaxase gives MISMTHISGSGVGNAARYHDKSFTQDAGQKADNYYVNEKASAHWEGRGAELLGIKGKEVEREHFVNFLNGKLVNPVTGELQDLADNSKGEDRRAGMDFTIAPSKSVSIAGLVGKDDRVVAAHLQANARAMAWLEKHAAVIRVKDENGRNKPVLAKNLLYATVMHETNRENEPQIHSHNVIVSAVFDEKNQKWRSLTNDQMLNLRSKADVIYKAELAKGLKQAGYELEYATNGVDFEIKGFTAEHIETYATRKAQIKEALIKRGIEPGDASFDARQTAALDSRSAKHELPRDALQAIWQETGRDAGFNIESIVNAARERSGQSTVERSIDGARVPENSQQQTGEQTAERSGATSARDVEEVDRKAALRAVSWAVEHMSEREQAFSLADLEVTAVKFSRGGIDDVDWAVAQHVKNHLIVERGTAPDGSLLYTTHKAIDSEMRLVENIRAGMGKNHVVLTDRAEFEAAIKAFEAKKELETGAPFKLSREQVTAARNVLMHLDSIQGIQGEAGTGKTAALAMVNDVANAKGWNVIGVATSAAAAKELEAASGIKSDTVAGYFAARDTRIKATELRLEELRAAMSADTKIRETDTSRLETRRLTVDGADIEYGEHRYTFDHQRGEVFKSPDDFRNAVGAMLTDLANRHRDVAVDPSERANTFAGRVVAGAMNVAVDAAESLGRRWMTFEQVGTVEAVAARNTLYLEKEGGGGELRREYETKQAELANLKRFGNAEGRKTLIVMDESSLTGAFDTEKISNLAREIGARVVFQGDIKQHGSVAAGKAFEQAQNSGMHVSVLEETRRFDKATAQTKQALHDMKAGRYSQAVGRLDTLEVENDELAKAVAIRYLSNMEELKGRGLEQPKVGVVAITNNDRKAINSEIHSLLASNGLISATSFTKEHLDDPKLTKAEQTQAVMLREKLVDTLIFRKTYREIGVEKGDVLSVLGYDATANRIIAKNAVGQEITINPQRQDFFSPAKREDREYAVGDRVETRAIIRLPEQELQRISNGTAGVITEIDGQGAKVRWSRDGRESYLKNDDLRFIDHAYAHTSYKEQGATNDREIIAVSATGAKVFNRLAAYVAASRAKDNTEIVTSDLTTLRRNAGQEVEKTTAVDFTHDAKRDRSSGREQAREQSHTRQRDQAGNQQTKAEKVKDRGRTLEL, from the coding sequence ATGATTTCGATGACGCACATTTCCGGGTCTGGAGTAGGGAACGCCGCGCGCTATCACGATAAATCCTTCACTCAGGACGCGGGCCAGAAAGCAGACAATTATTACGTGAACGAGAAGGCGTCTGCGCATTGGGAAGGGCGTGGAGCTGAACTGCTTGGTATCAAAGGTAAGGAGGTCGAGCGGGAGCATTTCGTCAATTTTCTGAACGGCAAGCTGGTCAACCCGGTAACAGGCGAACTTCAGGATCTGGCGGACAACAGCAAGGGCGAGGATCGACGGGCGGGCATGGACTTCACGATTGCGCCGTCAAAGAGCGTTTCCATCGCTGGACTTGTCGGCAAGGACGATCGCGTAGTGGCCGCGCATCTGCAAGCCAACGCGCGCGCGATGGCTTGGCTTGAAAAGCACGCAGCTGTTATTCGCGTCAAGGACGAGAATGGACGCAACAAGCCGGTCCTCGCCAAGAATCTGCTTTACGCGACGGTCATGCATGAGACCAATCGCGAGAATGAGCCGCAGATCCACAGTCACAACGTAATCGTGTCGGCAGTCTTTGATGAGAAAAACCAGAAATGGCGCAGCCTCACGAATGACCAGATGCTCAACCTTCGATCAAAGGCCGACGTCATCTACAAGGCCGAGCTGGCGAAGGGTTTGAAGCAGGCAGGTTACGAGCTGGAATATGCGACCAATGGCGTGGACTTTGAGATCAAGGGTTTCACGGCGGAGCATATAGAGACGTATGCGACGCGCAAGGCTCAGATCAAGGAAGCGCTGATAAAACGTGGGATCGAACCTGGTGACGCCAGTTTTGATGCGCGTCAGACCGCAGCCCTGGACAGCCGTTCGGCGAAGCATGAGCTGCCGCGTGACGCACTCCAGGCTATCTGGCAGGAAACCGGCCGTGACGCTGGATTTAACATCGAAAGCATCGTGAATGCGGCGCGTGAGAGGTCCGGTCAGTCAACCGTCGAACGCTCGATCGACGGTGCCCGGGTGCCGGAAAATAGCCAGCAACAGACAGGCGAACAGACAGCTGAACGTTCGGGCGCGACCAGTGCACGCGACGTGGAAGAGGTGGATCGAAAGGCCGCGCTGCGGGCAGTTTCATGGGCGGTCGAGCACATGTCTGAGCGCGAGCAGGCATTCAGTCTGGCCGATCTCGAGGTGACGGCGGTGAAGTTCAGCCGCGGCGGTATTGATGACGTCGACTGGGCCGTGGCCCAGCATGTAAAGAACCACCTGATTGTCGAACGCGGCACCGCCCCCGACGGCTCGTTGCTGTATACCACGCACAAGGCGATCGACAGCGAAATGCGGCTCGTCGAGAACATCCGCGCCGGTATGGGGAAGAACCATGTCGTTCTGACTGATCGCGCAGAGTTTGAGGCTGCGATCAAAGCTTTCGAAGCGAAGAAGGAGTTGGAGACCGGAGCGCCGTTCAAACTGTCCAGGGAGCAGGTCACGGCAGCGCGTAACGTGCTGATGCACCTCGATTCCATTCAAGGTATCCAGGGGGAGGCCGGAACCGGCAAGACCGCAGCGCTCGCCATGGTGAACGATGTTGCGAATGCGAAAGGCTGGAATGTCATCGGCGTGGCGACATCGGCGGCCGCGGCAAAGGAACTGGAGGCGGCCAGCGGAATCAAGAGCGACACGGTTGCCGGATACTTTGCCGCGCGCGACACGCGGATCAAGGCGACCGAGCTGCGCCTCGAGGAGCTACGCGCGGCGATGAGCGCGGACACAAAGATCAGGGAAACAGACACTTCCCGGCTTGAGACACGCCGGCTCACAGTCGACGGCGCGGACATCGAATACGGTGAGCATCGTTACACGTTCGACCACCAGCGCGGCGAGGTGTTCAAATCGCCCGACGATTTCCGCAACGCGGTCGGCGCAATGTTGACAGATCTGGCCAACCGCCATCGCGATGTCGCCGTGGACCCCAGTGAGCGCGCTAACACCTTTGCCGGACGTGTCGTCGCCGGCGCGATGAACGTTGCCGTCGACGCCGCGGAGTCACTGGGGCGTCGCTGGATGACGTTCGAACAGGTCGGCACGGTGGAAGCGGTTGCGGCGCGCAATACGCTATACCTGGAAAAAGAAGGAGGCGGCGGCGAACTCCGGCGCGAGTACGAGACGAAGCAGGCCGAGCTGGCCAACCTCAAGCGCTTTGGTAACGCAGAAGGCCGCAAGACACTGATCGTGATGGACGAGTCGTCGCTAACGGGCGCGTTCGACACCGAGAAAATCTCCAACCTCGCGCGCGAAATCGGCGCGCGCGTGGTTTTTCAGGGGGACATCAAACAGCATGGGAGCGTGGCCGCCGGCAAGGCGTTCGAGCAGGCACAGAATTCCGGCATGCACGTTTCGGTCCTGGAGGAAACGCGTCGTTTCGACAAGGCGACTGCCCAAACCAAGCAGGCGTTACATGATATGAAGGCTGGTCGCTATTCGCAGGCGGTCGGCAGGCTGGACACCCTGGAGGTCGAGAACGACGAGCTGGCCAAGGCAGTGGCGATCCGGTATCTCAGCAACATGGAAGAACTGAAGGGGCGTGGCCTTGAACAGCCGAAGGTGGGCGTCGTAGCCATCACGAACAACGACCGGAAGGCGATCAATAGCGAGATTCATAGCCTTCTCGCCAGCAACGGACTCATTTCGGCGACGTCGTTCACCAAGGAACACCTGGATGACCCGAAGCTGACAAAGGCGGAGCAGACGCAAGCGGTGATGTTGCGTGAGAAGCTGGTCGACACATTGATCTTCCGCAAGACGTATCGGGAGATCGGCGTTGAAAAGGGCGACGTACTTTCGGTGCTGGGTTACGACGCGACAGCCAACCGGATCATCGCCAAGAACGCAGTCGGACAGGAGATAACGATCAATCCACAGCGGCAGGACTTCTTTTCCCCGGCCAAGCGGGAAGATCGTGAATATGCGGTCGGTGACCGTGTCGAAACGCGCGCCATTATCCGACTGCCGGAGCAGGAGCTGCAACGCATTTCGAACGGTACGGCCGGCGTGATTACGGAGATTGACGGGCAAGGCGCCAAGGTCAGATGGTCGCGGGACGGCCGTGAATCCTACCTGAAAAACGACGACCTTCGTTTTATCGACCATGCGTACGCCCACACCTCGTACAAGGAGCAGGGGGCGACTAACGATCGTGAGATCATTGCCGTTAGCGCGACCGGCGCGAAGGTCTTCAACCGGCTCGCGGCCTACGTCGCCGCGTCGCGGGCGAAGGACAATACCGAGATCGTAACATCGGACCTGACGACACTCCGAAGGAATGCCGGTCAGGAAGTTGAGAAAACGACGGCCGTCGACTTCACCCACGACGCGAAACGGGATCGTTCATCCGGCCGGGAACAGGCGCGCGAGCAGTCGCACACCAGGCAGCGCGATCAGGCGGGGAACCAGCAGACGAAGGCAGAAAAGGTCAAGGACAGAGGGCGGACCCTGGAGCTGTAA
- a CDS encoding type IV secretion system DNA-binding domain-containing protein, translating to MKDKVISDAGAGRALFLTRMKLTLHAVSMALWAGALPGLLVPLVLWLSCLSPKDVDLVKENIVSHMVSDTTPRKWKIRDEAGVRKVLTVVRADGSEVQLLTPAQFRSVTQSLSRPITVFGYVVLASLVTAVLGYMSIWWSLSRVGKNARENKRIDGAKDLVEPKELSALVRKEEPGSYRVLDVALPRSALMQGVLFQGAQGTGKSLGMHDLMLQAFARKRKCVIYDPSGEYFRAYYRPGKDHFFNPALLGSVPWSIFAELVYAYDANTLAQAFLPPKAGVVHGASAFFEDAARALFSVILLRLAQRGAQHTRLIADAFLDMPDDEMDLLIKKSVASSAVGGDSKGQRQGVISSIAIYLDGIAAVQEGTWSIRDFIDADDDARFFILSTDDTEAMFTPLYRLLLTVSFAVIAAKQEIVHEDKYFYFLDEVAKLGDIKLDEVQAELRKYGVCVAAGIQSDKQLVTSMGQDRGETVLNCFNTVVMLRANEPNTAKRMADRLGKRDMAVVGNGQALAVTDWRDGGTLNQNEQEKWLVHPAKIGQMKNCTAYIRLPGDYPATFVDYRNWLPRWYRPWPRVARFKAIQPTPPRDEKFRVVRAEGQDALASVRAEAELQRAEAARLAEEEKRADAARAAEAKEAIERDGIWVVKDMETGELEETYGFEGGNSSGRGKRTEKASADEGGLFQ from the coding sequence GTGAAAGATAAAGTCATTTCCGACGCGGGAGCGGGCCGGGCGCTATTCCTTACCCGGATGAAGCTGACGTTGCATGCGGTTTCCATGGCGTTGTGGGCTGGTGCACTGCCGGGCTTGCTTGTTCCTCTGGTTCTCTGGCTTAGCTGCCTTTCACCGAAGGACGTAGACCTGGTCAAGGAGAATATCGTCTCTCACATGGTCAGCGATACGACGCCACGGAAATGGAAAATCCGGGACGAGGCGGGCGTGAGGAAGGTGTTGACGGTTGTGCGAGCGGACGGCAGTGAAGTTCAGTTGCTAACCCCAGCACAATTTCGGAGTGTCACGCAGTCGCTTTCACGTCCGATTACGGTTTTCGGCTACGTTGTGCTGGCTAGTCTGGTGACGGCAGTTCTGGGTTATATGTCGATCTGGTGGTCCCTGAGTCGGGTCGGGAAGAACGCTCGCGAGAATAAGCGCATCGACGGCGCGAAGGATCTGGTTGAGCCAAAAGAGCTTTCGGCACTGGTGCGCAAGGAGGAGCCGGGTTCTTACCGGGTTCTGGATGTCGCGTTACCGCGCAGCGCCCTGATGCAGGGGGTTCTGTTTCAGGGTGCGCAGGGCACCGGGAAGTCGCTCGGGATGCATGACCTGATGTTGCAGGCATTCGCGCGCAAGCGGAAGTGCGTGATCTATGACCCAAGCGGCGAGTACTTCCGCGCGTACTATCGCCCAGGAAAGGACCATTTTTTCAATCCGGCGTTGCTCGGGTCGGTGCCGTGGTCGATCTTTGCTGAGCTTGTCTACGCCTACGATGCAAATACGCTGGCGCAGGCATTTCTGCCGCCGAAGGCCGGCGTCGTGCACGGGGCAAGCGCATTCTTCGAGGACGCGGCGCGTGCGCTGTTCTCTGTGATTCTTCTGCGTCTCGCGCAACGCGGCGCGCAGCATACCCGCCTCATTGCGGACGCGTTTCTGGATATGCCCGACGACGAAATGGACTTGCTGATCAAGAAATCGGTTGCAAGCTCTGCGGTCGGCGGGGACTCGAAGGGGCAGCGTCAAGGCGTTATCAGTTCGATTGCGATTTACCTTGATGGCATTGCTGCCGTCCAGGAGGGTACGTGGTCTATTCGGGATTTTATCGACGCTGATGACGATGCGCGTTTCTTTATTCTCAGCACGGACGACACCGAGGCGATGTTCACGCCGCTGTATCGCTTATTGCTGACCGTCTCCTTCGCAGTGATCGCCGCCAAGCAGGAGATCGTGCACGAGGACAAGTATTTCTATTTCCTCGACGAGGTCGCCAAGCTGGGCGATATCAAGCTTGACGAAGTACAGGCAGAGCTGCGGAAGTATGGTGTTTGCGTCGCAGCGGGGATACAGAGTGATAAACAGCTCGTTACGTCCATGGGTCAGGATCGCGGGGAAACCGTCCTCAACTGCTTTAACACGGTCGTCATGCTGCGTGCCAACGAGCCGAACACGGCCAAACGCATGGCTGACCGGCTTGGGAAACGGGATATGGCGGTCGTTGGAAACGGTCAGGCGCTTGCCGTAACTGATTGGCGGGACGGCGGTACGCTGAATCAGAACGAACAGGAAAAATGGCTGGTGCACCCGGCGAAAATCGGGCAAATGAAGAACTGCACGGCCTATATCCGCCTGCCCGGGGACTATCCCGCAACATTCGTGGATTACCGGAACTGGTTGCCGCGGTGGTATCGACCCTGGCCGCGCGTCGCTCGTTTCAAGGCAATCCAGCCGACGCCCCCGCGTGACGAGAAATTCCGGGTGGTCCGCGCCGAGGGTCAGGATGCGCTTGCGAGCGTGCGGGCCGAAGCCGAGCTGCAGCGCGCGGAGGCCGCACGGCTCGCAGAGGAGGAAAAGCGGGCCGACGCTGCCCGCGCAGCTGAGGCGAAAGAAGCCATCGAACGGGACGGCATCTGGGTCGTGAAGGACATGGAGACCGGCGAGCTTGAAGAGACCTACGGCTTTGAGGGCGGGAATTCGTCCGGCCGGGGAAAACGGACAGAAAAGGCGTCAGCGGATGAGGGGGGGCTTTTTCAATGA
- a CDS encoding DUF3717 domain-containing protein — MPQVAIEQIERAINIWRARCPAPEGGNECPILCAEARALADVYALMIIGRKSEIDASTFTPKQAAAFTAALGNHKA, encoded by the coding sequence ATGCCGCAAGTCGCCATTGAGCAGATCGAGCGCGCGATCAACATCTGGCGCGCGCGCTGTCCCGCGCCGGAGGGCGGGAATGAGTGCCCCATTCTGTGCGCGGAGGCCCGCGCGCTCGCCGACGTCTACGCATTGATGATTATCGGCCGCAAGTCCGAAATCGACGCCTCGACGTTCACGCCCAAACAAGCAGCCGCATTCACCGCCGCACTCGGCAACCACAAAGCCTGA
- a CDS encoding phospholipase D-like domain-containing protein: MASASWAELVEQSVQTHSATAPTGRENWHAFSPDGIGMPMVMYGVYSARQSIHMLAYVLTYRPLLQALAQRARDGVAVSVVVDYKENIANDRDGYIRRGLAYLAKSGATVCANDQFKMLHDKTIILDGRHVQTGSINYTQAGAQTNSEDAVIEWNDLAGAAAFEQHFQSRLATCRPI; the protein is encoded by the coding sequence ATGGCGTCCGCCAGCTGGGCCGAACTGGTTGAGCAGTCCGTTCAGACGCACTCGGCAACAGCGCCAACAGGTCGTGAGAACTGGCATGCCTTCTCGCCCGACGGCATCGGCATGCCAATGGTGATGTACGGCGTGTATTCCGCCCGCCAGTCTATCCATATGCTCGCTTACGTCCTGACATACAGACCGCTGCTCCAGGCGCTCGCACAGAGGGCGCGAGACGGGGTCGCAGTGTCCGTGGTTGTCGACTACAAGGAGAACATTGCAAACGACCGGGACGGCTACATTCGGCGAGGCCTCGCCTACCTCGCGAAATCCGGTGCGACGGTATGCGCGAACGACCAGTTCAAAATGCTGCACGACAAGACGATAATTTTGGACGGCCGCCATGTCCAGACGGGAAGCATCAACTACACGCAGGCCGGTGCACAGACGAACAGCGAAGACGCCGTGATCGAATGGAACGACCTCGCCGGCGCAGCGGCCTTCGAACAGCATTTCCAGTCGCGCCTTGCGACGTGCCGGCCGATCTGA
- a CDS encoding DUF5710 domain-containing protein — protein sequence MYATMSRRNTTAEDRALAQTLASARQSRATPRHSVGGVASKLSASQRAQLMEPGQRLFLAVPAGDIAKARALGAEFDSEQRVCWIPRSADRAPFSKWLLEGSALDLAGINKEDVLDAFADAMEDYGLERETPEPDGKWHNVMLKGAKGPKKGAYVLNLFPVPKGFIRNFLGDEGVWRYDGVRLAPEQRAVLNAQARERTLAREREIEREHTKIAEKTASIFEGLSERDAAQQGYCSRKKVGGYGVRVARNGVDDIAGLLNLEEFRPSKETFLVIPARDIDGRLWTVQAISDRADGLKLFASGARKKGTFHIIGADSVAALCKCPAVLFAEGYATAASLFEATSLPVVIAFDADNLVEVAKLLQSRLPRRQPKLVCADNDQFFIEKTLARIRPILSQGIAPIETVKVIAGSGSLVREVSLAGYQADGIWHETPKGKYKLELESVQGVVRVATAHIVEKGRTHDVRLILRNKGLESAQEAAHALRCKSLLPSFDSVAGSPTDFNDLANAEGRERVAALIQSVLPFDLPVPNVQQ from the coding sequence ATGTACGCCACCATGAGCCGACGTAATACAACCGCAGAAGATCGCGCGCTTGCTCAGACTCTCGCATCCGCGCGCCAGTCACGTGCGACGCCTCGCCATTCGGTAGGCGGCGTCGCTTCGAAGCTCTCGGCTTCACAGCGCGCTCAGTTGATGGAGCCGGGCCAGCGCCTGTTTCTGGCGGTCCCCGCTGGTGACATCGCGAAGGCACGCGCACTCGGCGCAGAGTTCGACAGCGAGCAGCGTGTTTGCTGGATTCCAAGGTCAGCGGACCGGGCTCCGTTCTCTAAATGGCTACTCGAAGGATCCGCACTGGATTTGGCCGGGATCAACAAAGAGGACGTACTCGACGCGTTTGCGGACGCAATGGAGGACTACGGACTGGAGCGAGAGACCCCGGAACCCGATGGCAAATGGCACAACGTCATGCTGAAGGGTGCCAAGGGCCCGAAAAAGGGCGCATACGTGCTTAATCTGTTCCCTGTCCCGAAGGGCTTCATCCGCAATTTTCTAGGGGATGAAGGCGTATGGCGTTATGACGGTGTTCGCCTGGCACCCGAGCAGCGCGCAGTGCTCAACGCGCAGGCGCGTGAGCGCACGCTTGCTCGCGAGCGTGAAATCGAACGCGAACACACGAAGATCGCCGAAAAGACGGCAAGCATTTTCGAAGGTCTCTCCGAACGGGACGCTGCGCAGCAGGGCTACTGCAGCCGGAAGAAGGTTGGAGGGTACGGTGTGCGCGTAGCGCGCAACGGCGTAGACGATATCGCCGGTCTGCTGAATCTCGAAGAGTTCCGTCCCTCGAAGGAGACTTTTCTGGTAATTCCCGCACGGGACATCGACGGTAGGCTCTGGACGGTGCAGGCAATCTCCGACAGGGCGGACGGCTTGAAGCTCTTTGCCAGCGGTGCGCGCAAGAAAGGCACCTTCCATATCATCGGTGCCGACAGCGTGGCGGCGCTCTGTAAGTGTCCGGCCGTTCTCTTTGCGGAAGGCTATGCGACCGCGGCAAGTCTATTCGAAGCAACGAGCTTGCCGGTTGTTATCGCGTTCGACGCGGACAATCTTGTGGAGGTTGCCAAGCTCCTGCAGTCGCGCCTGCCGCGGCGGCAACCAAAGCTGGTCTGCGCTGACAACGATCAATTCTTCATCGAAAAGACTCTCGCACGGATCCGCCCAATCCTGTCTCAAGGGATCGCTCCAATCGAGACGGTCAAGGTGATCGCCGGGAGCGGGTCGCTCGTGCGTGAGGTGAGCCTCGCGGGCTATCAGGCCGATGGCATCTGGCATGAGACACCGAAGGGTAAATACAAGCTCGAACTGGAAAGCGTTCAGGGGGTCGTGCGAGTAGCTACCGCTCACATCGTCGAGAAGGGACGCACGCACGATGTTCGCCTGATCCTTCGAAACAAGGGCCTCGAATCGGCCCAGGAAGCAGCGCATGCGCTGCGCTGCAAATCTCTGTTGCCGTCGTTCGACTCCGTCGCCGGCAGTCCGACCGACTTCAATGACCTGGCAAACGCAGAGGGCCGCGAACGTGTTGCGGCGTTGATTCAAAGCGTTTTGCCGTTTGACCTCCCCGTCCCAAACGTCCAGCAATGA